A genomic segment from bacterium encodes:
- a CDS encoding DNA translocase FtsK, with protein MPAEKEKEDIKNLKKSQVKKPKRTTSWLHLESSVKRSVVGVLLLAVALVTTLAFFGLSGSFSEAITAGADYMFGSGSFFVPLTMFLMSFFILTSDKKKILGSTIIGGSVLILSFLGLMEIFSQNQAGGKMGYYFGWPFRQMFGFWGSLIFFVAFFFSAMLIVFRLPLKDQIKEKFVFKADENGEMIPEKKLVLEKGLVTKIATLASKAKLPQTAKKVEAPKPAEDTVTINSPQGTSVMAKSDEVSKKKQENMASGFSVLPLSVNYKFPPLDLLEDEGSMPVTGDIKGNAIIIQKTLENFNIPVEMSEVNIGPAVTQFTLKPATGVKLASILALQKDLSLALGGESLRIEAPIPGKSLVGIEIPNQKSMVVRLKALLQGFEASEHKNFLNIGLGKDVSGRSMWSALTRMPHLLIAGATGSGKSVAINSLIVNLLYQHSPEILRFIMIDPKRVELTLYNGIPHLLTPVIVEPKKAVSALKWATSEMERRYSLLSEKKVRDIGGFNSQVDAKKGDDLMPYLVIIIDELADLMSTYGREIEATVVRLAQMARAVGIHLVLATQRPSVEVITGLIKANITTRIAFAVASQIDSRTIIDSAGAEKLLGMGDMLFVTSDSPKPKRIQGTFVSEKEVKKVVSFIRSNLPEDAPDANPEEALGLEKAVSDHRPILTGVSFDKMDSSDEDELLLQAKEAIMQAGKASASLLQRRLRVGYARAARLLDILEAQGMIGPGEGAKPREVLVKSEVPPEAIDIHTEEENKENFS; from the coding sequence ATGCCTGCTGAAAAAGAAAAGGAGGATATTAAAAATCTTAAAAAATCTCAAGTAAAAAAGCCAAAAAGAACAACTTCTTGGCTCCATTTAGAATCAAGCGTTAAAAGAAGCGTAGTGGGCGTTCTTTTGCTGGCTGTGGCTTTGGTAACTACCTTAGCTTTCTTTGGCTTGTCGGGATCTTTTTCCGAAGCCATTACAGCCGGTGCCGATTATATGTTTGGTTCCGGTAGTTTCTTTGTGCCTTTAACGATGTTTTTAATGTCGTTTTTTATTTTAACTTCCGACAAGAAAAAAATATTAGGTTCCACTATAATCGGGGGCAGTGTTCTAATTTTAAGTTTTTTGGGCTTGATGGAAATATTTTCGCAAAATCAGGCTGGCGGTAAAATGGGTTATTATTTTGGCTGGCCGTTTAGGCAGATGTTTGGTTTTTGGGGTTCTTTAATATTTTTTGTGGCGTTTTTCTTTTCGGCTATGTTGATTGTTTTTCGTTTGCCTTTGAAAGATCAAATAAAAGAAAAATTTGTTTTTAAGGCGGACGAAAATGGCGAAATGATTCCAGAAAAAAAATTAGTTTTAGAAAAAGGTTTAGTAACTAAAATTGCAACGTTAGCCAGCAAAGCTAAACTACCTCAAACCGCTAAAAAAGTTGAAGCGCCCAAACCGGCTGAAGACACTGTCACTATAAATTCTCCTCAAGGTACGTCAGTAATGGCCAAGTCAGATGAGGTTTCAAAAAAGAAACAAGAAAATATGGCGAGCGGATTTAGTGTGTTGCCACTTTCCGTTAACTATAAATTTCCACCATTAGATTTATTAGAAGACGAAGGCTCTATGCCGGTGACGGGCGACATTAAGGGCAATGCCATAATTATTCAGAAAACTTTAGAGAATTTTAATATTCCGGTAGAAATGTCGGAAGTTAATATTGGCCCTGCGGTAACCCAGTTTACTTTAAAACCAGCCACTGGAGTCAAACTGGCTAGCATATTAGCTTTGCAAAAAGATTTATCTTTAGCCCTAGGCGGAGAATCTTTAAGAATAGAAGCGCCGATTCCGGGAAAATCTTTAGTGGGCATAGAAATACCCAATCAAAAATCTATGGTGGTGCGTTTAAAAGCTTTGCTTCAGGGTTTTGAGGCTTCGGAGCATAAAAACTTTTTAAATATTGGTTTAGGCAAAGATGTTTCTGGCCGGTCGATGTGGTCGGCTTTAACCAGAATGCCTCATCTGCTTATTGCGGGCGCCACGGGTTCGGGTAAAAGCGTAGCCATAAATTCGTTAATTGTTAATTTGCTGTATCAACATTCGCCAGAAATTTTACGCTTTATAATGATTGATCCTAAAAGAGTTGAATTAACTTTGTATAATGGTATTCCGCATCTTTTAACCCCAGTTATAGTAGAGCCTAAAAAAGCGGTGTCGGCTTTAAAATGGGCGACTTCAGAAATGGAAAGAAGATATAGCCTGCTTTCCGAAAAAAAAGTTAGAGATATTGGCGGTTTTAATTCTCAAGTTGATGCTAAAAAAGGCGACGATTTAATGCCTTATTTGGTTATCATTATAGATGAACTGGCCGACTTAATGTCTACTTACGGGCGTGAAATAGAAGCTACAGTAGTGCGTTTAGCGCAGATGGCGCGGGCGGTGGGCATACATTTGGTTTTAGCCACACAGCGGCCCTCGGTAGAAGTTATTACGGGTTTAATTAAAGCTAACATTACCACGCGCATAGCTTTTGCGGTGGCTTCGCAAATAGATTCACGGACAATTATAGATTCGGCTGGCGCCGAAAAACTTTTAGGCATGGGCGATATGCTTTTTGTAACTTCTGATTCGCCCAAGCCCAAACGTATTCAAGGCACTTTTGTTTCGGAAAAAGAAGTTAAAAAAGTTGTTTCGTTTATAAGATCTAATCTACCCGAAGACGCGCCTGATGCTAATCCAGAAGAAGCGCTTGGTTTGGAAAAAGCTGTCTCAGATCATAGACCAATACTTACCGGTGTAAGTTTTGATAAAATGGATTCTAGTGACGAAGATGAACTTTTACTCCAAGCCAAAGAAGCTATTATGCAGGCTGGTAAAGCTTCGGCTTCTTTACTCCAGAGACGATTAAGAGTCGGCTACGCCCGCGCCGCAAGATTACTCGATATTCTAGAAGCTCAAGGCATGATTGGTCCCGGTGAAGGGGCTAAACCTAGAGAGGTTTTAGTAAAATCAGAAGTTCCACCAGAAGCTATAGATATACACACAGAAGAGGAAAACAAAGAAAATTTTTCCTAA
- the recA gene encoding recombinase RecA, with amino-acid sequence MAKKITQEENISVKSSIKGLQETVKEIRERFGEGAIMALGDAPKVDVEAIPTGSISLDLALGVGGIPKGRIVEIYGPESSGKTTLTLHIVAEAQKRGSLTAFVDAEHALDPDYAKKIGVNTDNLLISQPDNGEQALDIVEALVKSGRVGVVVVDSVAALTPQAEIDGEMGDMQMGLQARLMSKALRKLTNIAAKSGTTVIFTNQIRMKLGVMFGNPETTPGGNALKFFSSIRMDIRRIAQLKSKEEIVGNRVRVKVVKNKVAAPFRQAEFDLMYNQGIASLADILHTGVRLGVLDKSGSWYQYAGQKIGQGTEASVAYLKENIKISSEIVEEIKKKSIETQIA; translated from the coding sequence ATGGCTAAAAAAATAACTCAAGAGGAAAATATTTCAGTAAAATCATCAATTAAAGGTTTGCAGGAAACAGTCAAAGAAATTAGAGAGCGTTTTGGCGAGGGTGCCATAATGGCTTTGGGCGACGCGCCTAAAGTAGATGTGGAAGCCATACCAACTGGTTCCATATCTTTAGATTTAGCATTAGGTGTAGGTGGCATACCCAAAGGCAGAATAGTAGAAATTTATGGCCCTGAAAGTTCTGGCAAAACAACTTTAACTTTGCACATAGTGGCCGAAGCCCAAAAGCGCGGCAGTTTAACAGCTTTCGTGGATGCGGAACATGCGCTTGATCCAGACTACGCCAAAAAAATTGGGGTTAATACAGATAACCTTTTGATTTCACAGCCGGATAATGGTGAGCAGGCTCTGGATATAGTAGAGGCTTTAGTAAAATCGGGCAGAGTAGGCGTGGTGGTGGTAGATTCGGTGGCGGCTTTAACGCCACAAGCCGAAATAGATGGCGAGATGGGCGATATGCAGATGGGTTTGCAAGCCAGGTTAATGTCTAAAGCACTACGCAAGCTTACGAACATTGCGGCTAAAAGCGGTACCACTGTTATATTTACAAACCAAATTCGTATGAAGCTTGGTGTTATGTTTGGCAACCCCGAAACCACGCCGGGCGGCAACGCTTTAAAGTTTTTTTCTTCTATAAGAATGGATATTCGCCGTATTGCTCAATTAAAAAGTAAAGAAGAAATTGTGGGCAACCGCGTGCGCGTGAAAGTAGTAAAAAATAAAGTGGCAGCGCCGTTTAGGCAGGCCGAATTTGACCTTATGTATAATCAAGGTATTGCTTCTTTAGCCGACATTTTGCATACCGGCGTTCGCTTGGGCGTTTTAGATAAATCTGGTTCGTGGTATCAATATGCTGGGCAAAAAATAGGGCAAGGCACCGAAGCCTCGGTAGCTTATTTAAAAGAAAATATTAAAATCTCGAGTGAAATAGTGGAAGAAATAAAAAAGAAGTCTATAGAAACTCAAATAGCCTAA
- a CDS encoding helix-turn-helix domain-containing protein — MPIAYTKDNLKLNDYLTERRLFLKIRFGDLVARTGIPAKHLKKIEKGEWCDLPSGVYVKGFLKKYAQVVGLDENELALRYENEWQQICYVDLPKPKNKILNRLNFLKQVSFRWLVLGTVGVFVLFYIGWQFKVILEKPDLNLNYPTESDTIVDNPKLEFKGKVSRDSVLTINNETIFAGEDGSFVKEIELLNGINTFEIKAVSRFGKENKEIKRVTYNP; from the coding sequence GTGCCCATCGCTTATACCAAAGACAATCTTAAACTAAATGATTATCTTACAGAACGTAGGCTGTTTTTAAAAATTCGCTTTGGCGATTTAGTAGCCAGGACCGGTATTCCGGCCAAGCACTTAAAAAAAATTGAAAAAGGCGAGTGGTGCGATTTGCCTTCGGGAGTTTATGTAAAAGGTTTTTTAAAAAAATATGCTCAAGTGGTGGGTCTAGACGAAAACGAGCTAGCTTTGCGTTATGAAAACGAGTGGCAGCAAATTTGCTATGTTGATTTGCCTAAACCAAAAAATAAAATATTAAACCGCCTAAATTTCTTAAAACAAGTTTCTTTTAGATGGCTTGTTTTGGGTACTGTCGGTGTTTTTGTGCTATTTTATATTGGCTGGCAGTTTAAAGTTATTCTAGAAAAACCAGATTTAAATTTGAACTATCCTACTGAAAGCGATACTATTGTGGATAATCCCAAGCTAGAATTTAAGGGTAAGGTTTCGCGGGATTCGGTTTTAACAATAAATAATGAAACGATTTTTGCGGGTGAAGACGGCTCGTTCGTTAAAGAGATAGAGTTGCTCAATGGTATTAATACATTCGAAATAAAAGCAGTTAGCAGATTTGGAAAAGAAAATAAAGAAATTAAACGCGTAACTTATAATCCTTAA
- the rpsR gene encoding 30S ribosomal protein S18 encodes MYKPHTKKQKVEKKQCYFCTNDIDVVDFKEAAGLKSFLTHQYKIASRTRTGNCSKHQRRVANAIKRARIAGLLPFTQHKR; translated from the coding sequence ATGTATAAACCACATACCAAAAAACAAAAGGTAGAAAAAAAACAGTGCTATTTTTGCACCAACGATATTGACGTTGTGGATTTTAAAGAAGCGGCTGGGCTTAAAAGTTTTTTAACCCATCAATATAAAATCGCTTCTAGAACTCGTACCGGCAACTGTTCTAAGCACCAACGCCGAGTGGCTAATGCCATTAAGCGGGCTCGCATCGCCGGCTTACTGCCGTTTACGCAACATAAAAGGTAA
- a CDS encoding DUF3105 domain-containing protein has protein sequence MSRKRITILVIVLLTGLGIFWFIKSPSEKPGEAVPIQPNEVIKPGEPLPGIYLTSPPVSGWHYADKANWGVYTEELPDQTLIANLVAGGVWISYHPDAPPEIIDSLKNIVAKYKTGVVLTPRTNNDKLIALTAWGRLDKFDYYDEARILKFIKVYK, from the coding sequence GTGAGCAGAAAAAGAATCACAATTTTAGTAATAGTTTTATTAACCGGCCTAGGTATTTTTTGGTTTATCAAATCACCTTCAGAAAAACCAGGCGAAGCTGTACCTATTCAACCTAACGAAGTTATAAAACCGGGCGAACCTTTACCGGGAATATATCTTACCAGCCCGCCTGTTTCTGGTTGGCATTATGCCGATAAAGCTAACTGGGGGGTTTATACCGAGGAATTGCCGGATCAAACTTTAATAGCTAACTTGGTGGCTGGCGGTGTTTGGATTTCTTATCACCCTGATGCCCCGCCAGAAATTATTGATAGTTTAAAAAATATTGTGGCCAAATACAAAACAGGTGTGGTTTTGACCCCAAGAACGAACAACGACAAGCTTATTGCTTTAACAGCTTGGGGTAGGTTAGATAAATTTGATTATTACGACGAAGCCAGAATTTTAAAGTTTATAAAAGTGTACAAATAA
- a CDS encoding RNA polymerase sigma factor RpoD/SigA, with the protein MSRGDDPIEGVFDGNSDLLHIYFRDIENSGGLPAEREQELAKLIKLGDEEALNELIKNNLRFVVDVAKKYINKGLPLSDLIQAGNSGLITAAQRFDGNKGFKFISYAVWWIRQGILQTLAEHARIVRLPLNKIGELDRLNKLEASLVQVLGRIPKIEEILSESELKTKEDIDDLREISQKPISLNYEVNDDGNMTFLDNLIDDDPLPDESIEIKERSHAILVAVRECLNDREYYIIKRYHGLDGAEPQTLEKIGENINLTRERIRQLKERALGKLRSHFARNKLEVLF; encoded by the coding sequence ATGTCTCGTGGGGACGATCCAATTGAGGGTGTTTTTGATGGTAATTCTGATCTTCTTCATATATATTTTCGTGATATAGAAAACTCTGGAGGTCTTCCAGCGGAAAGGGAACAAGAACTTGCCAAGCTTATAAAGCTTGGAGATGAAGAGGCTTTAAACGAACTAATTAAGAATAATCTTCGTTTTGTGGTGGATGTGGCCAAGAAATATATTAACAAGGGTTTGCCTCTTAGCGATCTAATTCAAGCTGGTAATAGCGGTTTGATTACAGCTGCTCAAAGGTTTGACGGTAACAAAGGCTTTAAGTTTATTTCTTACGCAGTTTGGTGGATAAGGCAAGGAATTCTCCAAACTCTTGCGGAGCATGCGCGCATTGTTCGTTTGCCGTTAAATAAGATTGGTGAATTAGACAGATTAAATAAACTTGAAGCGAGTTTGGTTCAGGTATTAGGTCGGATTCCTAAAATAGAAGAAATTCTTTCGGAAAGCGAACTAAAAACTAAAGAAGATATAGATGACCTAAGAGAAATATCACAGAAACCCATTTCTCTAAATTACGAAGTAAATGATGATGGCAACATGACTTTTTTGGATAACCTGATAGATGATGACCCTTTGCCAGATGAAAGTATTGAAATTAAGGAGAGAAGCCATGCCATTCTTGTTGCTGTAAGAGAGTGTTTAAACGACAGAGAATATTATATAATAAAACGTTATCATGGTTTGGACGGCGCCGAGCCTCAAACTTTGGAAAAAATAGGCGAAAATATAAATCTGACAAGGGAAAGAATTCGGCAACTAAAAGAACGTGCTTTAGGTAAACTTCGATCTCATTTTGCTAGAAATAAATTAGAAGTTCTTTTTTAA
- the ssb gene encoding single-stranded DNA-binding protein yields the protein MNLNKIFVLGNLTRDPEVRSLPSGGSVASFAVATNRVWNDKNGQKQQDTQFHNVVVFGKMADICAKYLNKGKMVLVEGRIQNRSWDAPDGTKKYRTEIVAEGIQLGPKTAGETSGASFTSNRPDTPVANKPQGQNQKAASQNAREENIPIIEQDAEEVDISDIPF from the coding sequence ATGAATCTTAACAAAATATTTGTCCTGGGCAATTTAACCCGAGACCCCGAGGTGCGTTCTCTGCCATCGGGCGGAAGCGTGGCCAGTTTTGCGGTAGCCACCAATAGAGTTTGGAATGATAAAAACGGGCAAAAACAACAAGACACCCAATTTCATAATGTTGTTGTATTTGGCAAAATGGCCGACATCTGCGCTAAATATCTTAACAAAGGCAAAATGGTTTTGGTGGAAGGCAGAATCCAAAACCGCAGTTGGGATGCGCCAGATGGCACAAAAAAATATAGAACCGAAATCGTCGCCGAAGGCATTCAATTAGGGCCAAAAACAGCTGGCGAAACAAGCGGAGCAAGTTTTACATCTAATAGGCCAGATACTCCCGTAGCCAATAAACCACAAGGACAAAACCAAAAAGCCGCCTCGCAGAATGCGCGGGAAGAAAATATACCTATAATAGAACAGGATGCGGAAGAAGTTGATATTTCGGATATACCATTTTAA
- a CDS encoding transposase translates to MQRKFTFSVGEYYHIYNRGVDKRTIFESTGEYRRFLMLLYLCNNNDRVDINELLLEGRSFPDIFDVNTGDDITALGAHVLMPNHFHLLARETVEGGLSKFMGKVSTGYSMYFNKRHDRSGSLFQGRFQAKHIERDEYLKYIFAYTHLNSIKLIEPNWKETGIKNKLAAQNFLNGYNYSSYLDYVGVQRLEQKIINKKAFPDYFDGVKDFDDFILDWLSYKDCQK, encoded by the coding sequence ATGCAACGTAAATTCACTTTCTCTGTAGGGGAATATTATCATATCTACAATCGAGGTGTGGATAAGAGGACTATATTTGAATCTACAGGCGAATATAGACGTTTTTTGATGCTCCTTTATCTTTGTAATAACAATGACCGTGTAGATATCAATGAGCTTCTTTTGGAAGGGCGGTCCTTCCCAGATATTTTTGATGTAAATACTGGCGATGATATTACTGCTTTAGGCGCACATGTATTAATGCCGAATCATTTCCATTTACTTGCAAGAGAAACTGTAGAAGGTGGACTCTCTAAATTTATGGGAAAAGTATCCACCGGTTATTCCATGTATTTCAATAAAAGACATGATCGTAGCGGTTCTTTATTTCAGGGAAGGTTTCAAGCAAAACATATTGAAAGAGATGAATATCTGAAATATATTTTTGCCTATACACACTTAAATTCTATTAAGTTGATTGAACCTAACTGGAAAGAAACTGGTATTAAAAATAAATTAGCGGCCCAAAATTTTTTAAATGGTTATAATTATTCCAGTTATCTTGATTATGTAGGTGTTCAAAGATTAGAGCAAAAAATTATCAACAAAAAAGCTTTTCCAGATTATTTCGACGGTGTAAAGGACTTTGATGATTTTATTCTTGATTGGCTTTCCTATAAAGATTGCCAAAAATAG
- a CDS encoding 30S ribosomal protein S6, with protein MKLYELYTVLKPSLNEDGLNKFVSETTEAMAKGGFGITFSKIKLGEYLPYPIKHCIQGHTVDLELSGAEESVFPPEIEIKLRHSENILRYLLLAKSEKMLKKTKPLPVFEARPYRTERRQLPVLETAPIVVQKEPPVEINTEEVDKKIEELLK; from the coding sequence ATGAAACTATACGAACTATATACTGTTTTAAAACCATCTTTAAACGAAGATGGTCTCAATAAATTTGTTTCCGAAACAACCGAGGCCATGGCTAAAGGCGGTTTTGGAATCACATTTTCTAAAATAAAATTGGGAGAATATTTGCCGTACCCTATAAAGCACTGTATTCAAGGTCATACCGTAGATCTGGAACTTTCCGGCGCAGAAGAAAGTGTTTTTCCTCCAGAAATTGAAATTAAATTACGCCACAGCGAAAATATTTTGCGCTACCTGCTTTTAGCTAAATCAGAAAAAATGTTAAAGAAAACAAAACCCTTGCCTGTTTTTGAAGCACGCCCATACAGAACCGAAAGAAGACAATTACCTGTTTTAGAAACTGCTCCGATAGTTGTACAAAAAGAACCGCCGGTAGAAATTAATACAGAAGAAGTTGATAAAAAAATAGAAGAATTACTTAAATAG
- the dnaG gene encoding DNA primase, with protein sequence MTSQVEDIKSRLDIAEVIQGYLKLQKAGANWKGSCPFHHEKTPSFVVTPARQIWHCFGCGEGGDIFSFVQKMEGLEFYDVLKMLAEKAGVKLIKRDQDVQLGSQRKRIYEVCELATKFFERQLLSRPGLGAVEYLKERGVTKESLTNFRIGWAPDTWQSLHNFLSSEGYTNDEIDKSGLAVKSETTREYHDRFRHRIMFPIADSQGQVIGFTGRIFEKVKGKTVHEDAGKYVNTPSTILYDKSQALYGLDKSRTYIRNEGCILLEGTMDVLMSHQAGVKNVVATCGTAFGGSHARIIKRYTEKLMLAFDADEAGDSALKKGVNMAIASGLNVSVVSIPSGKDTADTVKENPKLWSESVLKPVPYLAHIINRSLKDFSGTLESKKNVLANVLPFIKSIISPLDRDYWLEELSHKAGIARDVLNLELRQLVIQDFNQKPQVPNIALSKAIISPKDLPGLRQEEYLLSLILRYPDLKGRLGNEELELFSQPNLFSLAQSLLANNDAKIPDSADSRLIAMSELIADFNIDPADEFARTLVSLKKQSLQSKLKVIQADIKKAEADGDSQALNLLLIEFSELTQKLLNL encoded by the coding sequence ATGACCTCTCAAGTTGAAGACATAAAAAGTCGTTTAGATATTGCCGAAGTTATTCAGGGCTATTTAAAGTTGCAAAAAGCTGGTGCTAACTGGAAGGGCTCGTGTCCTTTTCATCACGAAAAGACACCTTCGTTTGTGGTAACGCCCGCTCGACAGATTTGGCATTGTTTTGGTTGCGGTGAAGGAGGAGACATTTTTTCTTTTGTGCAAAAAATGGAGGGTTTGGAATTTTACGATGTGTTAAAAATGCTGGCCGAGAAAGCCGGAGTTAAATTAATAAAACGCGATCAAGATGTGCAGTTAGGCTCGCAACGAAAAAGAATTTACGAAGTTTGCGAACTTGCTACAAAGTTTTTTGAACGCCAGTTATTATCTCGCCCAGGTTTAGGGGCAGTAGAATATTTAAAAGAAAGAGGAGTAACTAAAGAATCTTTAACTAACTTTAGAATTGGTTGGGCGCCTGATACTTGGCAATCGTTACATAATTTTTTAAGTTCCGAAGGTTATACCAACGATGAAATAGATAAATCGGGGCTGGCTGTAAAAAGCGAAACCACGCGTGAATATCACGATAGGTTTAGACACCGCATAATGTTTCCTATAGCCGATAGTCAAGGGCAGGTGATTGGCTTTACGGGCAGAATTTTCGAAAAAGTAAAAGGTAAGACTGTGCACGAAGATGCCGGAAAATATGTAAATACTCCAAGCACCATTTTATACGACAAATCGCAAGCGCTTTATGGTTTAGATAAATCTAGAACGTATATTAGAAACGAAGGTTGTATACTTCTCGAAGGCACAATGGATGTGCTTATGTCGCATCAGGCTGGTGTAAAAAATGTGGTGGCTACTTGTGGTACGGCTTTTGGCGGAAGCCACGCGCGCATAATAAAAAGATACACCGAAAAATTAATGTTGGCGTTTGATGCCGATGAAGCGGGGGATAGTGCTTTAAAAAAGGGCGTTAATATGGCGATAGCTTCGGGTTTAAATGTTTCGGTAGTTTCTATTCCTTCGGGCAAAGACACGGCCGATACTGTAAAGGAAAATCCAAAACTTTGGAGTGAATCGGTTTTAAAACCGGTGCCGTATTTAGCGCATATTATAAATAGATCTTTAAAAGATTTTTCTGGAACTTTGGAATCTAAGAAAAATGTTTTAGCCAATGTTTTGCCATTTATAAAAAGTATTATTTCGCCATTAGATAGGGATTATTGGTTGGAAGAACTTTCTCACAAGGCCGGTATAGCTAGAGACGTTTTAAATTTAGAGTTAAGACAGTTAGTTATTCAGGATTTTAATCAAAAACCGCAGGTTCCAAATATTGCTTTATCTAAAGCTATTATTTCTCCCAAAGATTTGCCGGGTTTACGTCAAGAAGAGTATCTGTTATCTTTAATACTAAGATATCCAGACTTAAAAGGCCGCCTTGGCAATGAGGAGCTAGAATTATTCTCCCAGCCAAATTTATTTTCGCTGGCCCAAAGTCTGCTGGCAAATAACGACGCTAAAATTCCGGACTCGGCTGATTCTCGCTTAATTGCTATGAGCGAGCTAATAGCCGATTTTAATATAGATCCGGCAGACGAATTTGCCAGAACTCTTGTTAGTTTAAAAAAACAAAGTTTGCAATCCAAGCTTAAAGTTATTCAAGCCGATATAAAAAAAGCTGAAGCCGATGGCGACAGCCAGGCTTTGAATCTTTTGCTTATAGAGTTTAGTGAACTTACTCAAAAATTATTAAATTTGTAG